In one Nicotiana tomentosiformis chromosome 6, ASM39032v3, whole genome shotgun sequence genomic region, the following are encoded:
- the LOC104097159 gene encoding uncharacterized protein produces the protein MTQEEDVEVRLDSQVIPKKWSFKYLGSIISSDNEIDDDFTHQIGARWIKWKLSFGVWCDKKVPPRQKGKFNKVVVRPTMLYGAVCWPVKNAHVQQMQVVEMRMLRWMYGNTRRDKIRNGVIREKVGVAPVEDKMREARRRW, from the coding sequence ATGACTCAAGAAGAGGACGTAGAAGTGAGACTAGATTCACAAGTAATTCCCAAGAAATGGAGTTTCAAGTACCTCGGATCTATAATTTCTAGTGACAATGAGATAGACGATGATTTCACACATCAGATTGGAGCGAGGTGGATAAAATGGAAGCTCTCTTTTGGGGTTTGGTGTGATAAGAAGGTACCACCAAGACAGAAAGGAAAGTTTAACAAAGTAGTGGTTAGACCAACTATGTTGTATGGTGCGGTGTGTTGGCCGGTCAAGAACGCCCATGTACAACAGATGCAAGTAGTAGAAATGAGGATGCTGAGATGGATGTATGGGAACACCAGaagagataagattaggaatggaGTTATCCGAGAGAAGGTGGGAGTGGCCCCcgtggaggataagatgcgggaagcTAGGCGGAGATGGTAA